Proteins encoded in a region of the Candidatus Limnocylindrales bacterium genome:
- a CDS encoding alcohol dehydrogenase codes for MRVVHVPQPKAAFEIVERPIPQPTAGSVRIKVQACGVCHSDSVTKDGLFPGISYPRVPGHEVAGVIDAVGDGVVAWQPGQKVGVGWNGGYCGYCDPCRRGDFFACVRTQTTGVSYDGGYAEYMIAPASAVALMPDDLPAVEAAPLMCAGVTTFNALRNSGARPGDVVAVLGLGGLGHLGVQYAAKMGFHTVGIARGSDKEPLARKLGASVYIDSQSQDPAAELQKLGGARVVLATATSGEAIGAAQGGVAVNGTLLVLGVADSIQVSPVSLIVGCRSVKGWYSGTSIDTQDTLAFSKRCGVQSMNEIYPLERVADAYDRMMSGKARFRVVLTMGR; via the coding sequence ATGCGCGTCGTGCACGTACCTCAACCCAAGGCCGCTTTTGAGATCGTCGAACGCCCGATTCCGCAGCCGACCGCAGGCTCGGTCCGAATCAAGGTCCAAGCCTGCGGCGTGTGCCACAGCGATTCGGTAACCAAGGACGGACTGTTTCCGGGGATCTCGTACCCGAGAGTTCCCGGCCACGAGGTCGCAGGAGTGATCGACGCGGTTGGTGACGGCGTCGTCGCATGGCAGCCCGGTCAGAAAGTCGGCGTCGGATGGAACGGCGGTTACTGCGGCTACTGCGACCCGTGCCGTCGTGGAGACTTCTTTGCGTGCGTGCGCACCCAGACAACAGGCGTCTCGTATGACGGTGGCTATGCCGAGTACATGATCGCACCGGCAAGCGCGGTAGCGCTCATGCCCGATGATTTGCCGGCGGTCGAAGCGGCGCCGCTCATGTGTGCGGGCGTCACCACGTTCAATGCGCTACGCAACAGCGGCGCGCGGCCGGGCGACGTCGTCGCCGTGCTCGGCCTCGGCGGCCTCGGACACCTCGGCGTTCAGTACGCGGCGAAGATGGGCTTTCATACCGTCGGCATCGCGCGCGGCAGCGACAAGGAGCCGCTTGCGCGCAAGCTCGGTGCCTCGGTGTACATCGACAGCCAGTCGCAGGATCCGGCGGCAGAGCTTCAGAAACTCGGAGGCGCGCGAGTCGTTCTGGCAACCGCAACCAGTGGCGAGGCGATCGGCGCCGCGCAGGGCGGCGTCGCCGTCAACGGAACGCTTCTCGTGCTCGGAGTAGCCGACTCGATTCAGGTCTCTCCCGTGTCGCTGATCGTGGGGTGCCGCTCGGTCAAGGGCTGGTATTCCGGCACGTCGATCGACACGCAGGATACGCTCGCGTTCAGCAAACGATGCGGCGTTCAGTCGATGAACGAGATCTATCCGCTGGAGCGCGTCGCCGACGCTTACGATCGCATGATGAGCG